TGAGTGGCAGGtgctcagttttaaaaaagggcACTTTGCAGAGTGTGTGGAACCGCCACCTATGTTTAATTATAGTgtgaataaaacattacaggctTTTATGTAGTAGCAAATTTATTGACATATGTTACTGTACATGAACCTGGTACTGATATGACACTGCTCTCCctatcttcctcatcctccatgCTGGTAGATGGTCTACTGTGGGACAGTAGAGCGAATGGAGTGATGCATCTTTGAATAAGACTGCTTAATGACAAGATTCAGTGCATTACACCACGAAGACTAACACCAGTCTGCAACCACCATAGTCTGACTTCAAGGCCTCACCACTagctgtgttctgcagacaaATTCCAGTTGTTTATTgatgatggtcaacatttcattattagccTACAATAAATACAAGATAACTGTGAATTCTTTAAGGCCTACCATGGAAACAACTTCTATTTGTGGGGCTACAGAATAATGTACTGGGCTGGtatatattattaattattaaaaggccttaaacagttaacatgactctggtcttggctgtgacctttctccttcatcacCTTCCTCCTCATCGTCCTTGCTgcagcagagagctgcttccCTGAGCTGCTGGTGTAGCTCCTTTAACTTCTGCTTTCTTCATCTCTCTTTTCTAGGCTACAGGTTATAAAAGCTGATTTTTCAAATTATTACAATCTGTGACAAGAGATGGACGACTGGAGAACGCTGTGATGTGGTTTATGAAAACATGGTGAAAACTTCACAGAAGAAAAAGCCAAACGTTTGTAGTGACCACGTAGCCAAACATCTGGCAAGCTACCActgttcatggctggtgaagctaccgctgatcatggctggtgaagctaccgctgatcatggctggtgaagctaccactgttcatggctggtgaagctaccgctgttcatggctggtgaagctaccgctgatcatggctggtgaagctaccgcggatcatggctggtgaagctaccgcggatcatggctggtgaagctaccactgttcatggctggtgaagctaccactgttcatggctggtgaagctaccacggatcatggctggtgaagctaccgctgatcatggctggtgaagctaccgcggatcatggctggtgaagctactgctgttcatggctggtgaagctactgctgttcatggctggtgaagctactgctgttcatggctggtgaagctaccgctgatcatggctggtgaagctacccctgatcatggctggtgaagctactgctgttcatggctggtgaagctactgctgttcatggctggtgaagctacccctgatcatggctggtgaagctactgctgttcatggctggtgaagctactgctgttcatggctggtgaagctaccgctgatcatggctggtgaagctacccctgatcatggctggtgaagctactgctgttcatggctggtgaagctactgctgttcatggctggtgaagctaccgctgttcatggctggtgctggtgaagctaccgctgatcatggctggtgaagctaccactgatcatggctggtgaagctcATTGAGCGGCTAATTCAGACTCAGCCGTTCAGGCTGtaatgagacagacaggctacttTACAACAGGGATGAATAGTTTGTATCAGGCTGAGTTTAGGAGCAAAAGGTGCCTCGAATTGGTTCAGCGTTACCTGAGTAGTGGCGGGTGGAGTGTGTTGTGTCCTGAAAACACAGAGACCACAGTGTCTTAGTCAGCTAACTTTATTCCAGCTTTGTGGCCTTGAACACACACGTGCACATCTCCCGGAAGTGACATCTCACACACTGTGTCACACCATCCCAGTACCATGCATAACCGTACATCAGAGTGGTGGGAGGTAACTTCACGGACTGTCCAGCTGCTGCAATGCACATGCTTACAATGTGCCTCCTCGGTCTTGTCTATgatggttaaaaaacaaacaaaacaaaaaaaaaaaacaacaacaaaaaaaaaacacatacacacacactgagacaaCCTGACCGGTTAAGACCGAATGTTTACATGGCTCAGCAGCGCCTgcacgggggcttttattttgaaaaataccggaAGAATTTTCACTGCTCCCGTgactgatttcctgtctgcccttAACTGCGGATATTGACGCATTCTGTATGCGTGAagtgtcaaaaatagactcggcGCGTAAATTTAGCGGAGCGCCGTGACAAGGcgcttctgggacgcttctgagACGTGCTGCGACGCAAACCAAACTATTGACTAAAACGGCAGTGGAGGCCACGGCGCATCCGTAACGCACTTGGTATAAAGTAGGACTTACTGTCCCTCACAAGACTCCGTAGCTGCAGGAGAAGCGGCTGTCATGCAGACGTTCCTTGACCTGCGGACCGGATGAAGGCCTGGTTAAGACCCTATGAAGACTTGATGAAGATGGCCACCCTCTTCCTCGCCACCCTCTATGAATACTCGCCTCTCTTCTCCATCGCTGTCGTCTCTCTCTGCTTCTTTGTGACCGCCGCCATGTTACTCGGCTGGTAagtcctcatcttcatctgtcCGACCTCTCAAGTCCGCACCATCGTGACGAGCTCAGGAACGGGTCAAGACCTGGTCCTGATGGGGTCAGGACGTGATCAGAACCGGGTTAGCTCGTGACTTGACGGGGAAATAGTCAACAAACATGAACAGATTTAACGTGACAGTTTACAGGAAGCTGACTGTTCTCCTGGAGAAAAAACCCATAAAACACGCGTGGAAAAAATGCCACCACCAGGATAAGGACGGCTGCCTCGGGTCCCAGCACCtgcacacaaaataaatgtttaaaataaaaaaaatctttataaaacaCAATCGGTTAAAAGTGCATTCACAGTATAACCACAAAATAACTCAAAGAAATTGTGCTGTTGCACTACAAGAAGAATCCAGAAAGTCCAGACAATCATATGCTGGACCTACAGGCTACCATGTAATGAACCTGACACCAAAGAGAATGCACGAGCACTTTAATGCTTGTGTGCAATCTTCATATACAGCCAAAACAGAAGGAGGCCAGGGATTAGTAAGCCCACCAGAGGATTGGCAAATATCCAGCACCTTAGAAGTAAAACAATCATTTTTTGTAGTTCAGTCAGCTGCTCCTGAGGACACTGGATCCAGCATGCAGAGTCCATGTGATCACAACAGCTGTCCAATGTCAGCTGGGTGGcagtatttttctttaaggTCCAATAaagatgttgcagctgagtgGTACACTTGTTATGCAGAAGTTTCCTGTGGTGGAACAGAACTGGGAACTTTAATACGTCCATCCTCACCGTGCATTTGAAACAGCATCACAAAAAACTAGTAAGAGGCTCGTTAGCACAGGAGCTGCCCAAatgtttatcttaaaaaaaaatctccacatCATGGTGGGACTGCAGAAAGGGGAGATGGAGGAGTAGGAAGGGCATTCATCCTTGTAGTTAACTGTTTTCTGCTCTTGTTATTAGAGTGGTATGTACATTTTGTTAACACTAACTTTGTGAGGACTAAGAACAATGGGTCTCTGTATATAAAccttcttaaatttgttcttaagttgtACTTGAAGTTTTTTACAGAAACCCTCtgtcagatttatttaatttattttttactttatttgacagggacagtACACACTGATGAACATTACTGTAAATGTGTCAGTGTTACGTTTAGAgctcatttttattgttatccCTGGGCAAGATGTAGAATGTTGGAGATTCATGAACATGTTCGTAGACTGTGGAATTGTGCGTATCTTTCCTCTTAGAGTGGTGAATACCAACCTCCCATAAACTGAAGGGACTGACCCGCCGGCCCTACTTTGCATCTAAATGCCCAAAAAATGCAGGACCTGAAATTCACTGCGGGAATCATGCATAATATAATCGGTTGAACCCAGCTCTTATAATGCAGGAAATTCCAGCATAcaatttcagctgtgtgtaATAATGTGCAGTGAATGTTTGCATCGCAGCCATAAAACTGAACGCAATTATGAGCAATTTCAATCCGGTTTCTGTCCCCTTCACAGTACTGAAACAGCACTGCTCAAAATCTTCAACGACCTTCTCATAGCTTCTCACctgtccttccctcccctcaggtaaagagtctgagTGTCGCCCTCGACAGCACTCTTTCTtttcactcccacattaacagtatcacccggtctgcatattttcatttGAGAAACATTTGTCGTCTCCGCCCCCCTCTtaccccccacaccactgccatcctcgTCCACAGCCTTGTTACCTCCcggattgactactgcaactcacTTCTCCTTGGTCTCCCCAACAAATCCCAATCcaaatccctccagaaactgcagctcctccaaaactctgcggCACATCATTACACGGACCCCTACcactcaccacatcaccccatcttacaacaacgtcactggctccccgtaaaacaaagaattaacttcaaaattctcctcattacattcaaagcactccacaGTCTGGCCGCACATATATGAAGGACGTCATTCCTGCTACTCTGGACAGATATCAGTTCGCCTACAGGGAGAACCGATCGACAGAGGATGCAGTCTCACTGGCACTGCACACGGCTCTGACCCACCTGGAGCATCCTAACACCTACGTCAGGATGTTATTTGTGaacttcagttcagctttcaacACGGTGATCCTGGACAAGCTGACACTGAAACTCCACAACCTCGGACTGTCTAACCCCCTATGCTTCTGGATCAGGGACTTCCTCACTAATAGGCCTCAGGTGGTGAGGATTGGGGACTGCACATCATCCACACGGTTCCTGAGCACGGGCACACCACAGGGATGTGTGCTTAGCCCGGCCCTCTTCACCCTATTCACACATGACTGTCTTGCTATCCATCCCACAAACATGgttctgaagtttgcagatgacaccaccgtggtgggtctcatatcggacaacaatgagaccctctACAGAGCGGAGATCCAGCACCTGACAGGATGGTGTTCAGACAACAACCTTGTTCTGAACACCAGCAAGGCCAAGGAGGTCATTGTGGACTTTAGGAGATCCAGGAAGATGGAACACACCCCTGTCCTCATCCatggggaggaggtggagcgggTGGACAACATCAAGTTCCTGGGCATCCACATTACATCTGACCTCACTTGGTCCGCACACACATCGCACCTGGTGAAGAGGGCCAAACAaaggctcttcttcctcaggaagcTCAAAAGGACTGGACTCTCCTCTCAGCTTCTGATGAACTTCTACAGAGCCACCATAGAGAGCATTCTCTGTCTGAGTGCAACAGTGTGGTACGGGAGCTGCACTGCACACGACAGGAAGGTCTTGGCCCGGGTGGTGAAAACAGCACAGGGGATTGTAGGGAGTCCTCTCCCGCTCCTGGACTCAATATACGACAGCCGGGTCCAGAGAAGGGCCAGTCGTATAGCTGCagcccccacccacccaggacACGAACTGTTTGTACCTCTTCCCTCTGGAAAGagatacagaaacatcaaagcccacaccaacagactgaaacacagcttcttccccagagctgtgaaatcCATTACCCCATCTCCACCCACCCCCCATCCCCCATCCATAGACTGAACACTAAACTCCTGCAGACAGGCAGAAACACTCAGACTGCACTTTAGGACAATATGCTGCAATATGTGGATCACTTTCATGCCAGTcactttaaacactttaaatactTGTTTGATTTGCACTGTTATTCCATTGTATtccttttactcttttatttttatatatatatatatatatatatatatatatatatatatctaaagATATATTGCCTTTTGCCTTTCCATACTTTTATCTTCGTGTGTTACAGTGTGCCTTTTAAGCCGAGAACTTCTGAAACAAAATTTCGTTGTGCCTTGCACAATGACAGTAAAGACTCTTGATTCTTgatatctgatctcctgcacataGCCACTCCGGTCCATTCACTttgctcctcctctctccagcttcttgtcccgCCCACCTCGTCActatggggagccgagcattcagccgctctgctccccatctctggaactctcttccccctgataTTCgtattttaaccattttaatgttcttttgtacagtgtccttgggtgttttgaaaggcgcttttaaataaaatgtattattattattattattattattattataaaaataaagaatgagtATGAGCTTAATCCCACCTTATGAATGATGaagtttgatgatgatgatcatcaGCTGATGAATCCATCTCGTTCTGTTGAGGTCTTCCTGGACCCGGTTTGTGTCCCTGACTGACCAGATGATGCTCTGTCCTGTCTGCAGGTTCGGCTTTGACGTCCCAGTGATCCTTCGCAGCCATGACGACGAGTCCATCACCCCGACCCCAGAGAAAGCCATGGTCCAGGTGACCAATCCATTTGCTCTGGAGCTGGGATCTGGACCAGCGAGTGTCTTGGGTGAGTTCTGATTCTGTCTAGTGTCCAGTCCTGGACCCTCATTCATCAACCAGATGTGTGGGAAGATTCTCCTGTAAAGTGGAATTTACCATCTTGTTCTTCTACTTAGAAATTTGCTGAACATGAGAACATCTCTGAGCTGTGTAGAACCAGAATCTAGTGGTAGAACCCAGGAAGTGGGATATCTGCAGGAGTTGCAGCAGGAAGTCTCAGCTTCCTCATGGACTCAGCTCACCTACATCATCATCACTTCTTTTAGAGAAAAACATTTCCTGTGTCTAATAAGCACTGAAAAGGAGCTTTTATGTCCATATAAATATGAGCTAATGTCAATGTCTTGAATCAGACCTTTCTTGTAgttaatgcatttgttttcttctatcaaatacacacagatgtgtagtgtgtgtatgtatatatatatatatatatatatatatatatatacatatatatatatatgatacagTTCAGATGATGAAGGTTTATACAACGTTTAATCAGTTTAGttgacttgttttattttgagtgttccttcttctttttatagctTGGCtttataatgatttattttgttgttatatcattgaagaagaggatgaagaaacCTTTAGAATATTAATGGCTGACGTGCAAATGTGAAATTTAAGCGGCGTCTGCTCTGCTTCGAGCGGGAAGACGAGTCTGCACGCTGGTTCAGAGAGGAAGCCACGCCCCCTACAGGCGCCGTTGTAGCTCTGATTTTCCCAACAAATGAAGTTACACTCCTGCAGGTTACTAATAGTTTACCACTATTTCTAATAATCAGAGCAAAGTCCCAAAAGTTCTTTTCATCTTTGATTTGTAAATCACCTCGGTGGATATTTTGGCGGTATTTACGCTGTCCAGCGTCAGGTGACGCCATCAGTTTGCCGTGTCCCTGGGAAGACCCAACAAGAGGAACCACTGAAGACCCGACACTGAGCGGACGGACCACAAAGACCGACGGACGAACTTCCTGAAGATCAGGACCATTTCTTACAAACTTTTAATAAGTGGTCGTTTGGGTTGGCCGTGTAAAACCTACTTACTGTGCTATTATAACTATAATCATGATGAAATAGATGCACTGATGTACGACATATTAGGCTAAACtactttgtttatatatataaatatagagagaaatatatattgtattaaaaaagaaaaatctaccaCAAATACTCCTGACAAACACCTGGTTGTACCTTTTCCTTTGACAATAATTTCCCCATCGTTATGTATTTAACTTTACTTTTATCTCAGTAAAAATTCCATTGATTGATTATTGATTAACTACATTACAGTGTCAAACATTTCAAACCATAACTCAAATTTAAAACCCCTGCAGCTCAGATTTTACAagagtttaatgtttaatccagttaaaactgtttaaactaAATAGTTTTTAGTTATAGGTTAGTTATAGTTAGAGTTAATCAgatgggaatgatgctggaaataaCAGTATATTACAGCATGCTGTTGCAGAAgattgttaaaaatatttacctcCTGTTCTTAAACTTTATAAATAAGCTTCAAAGATAAATATGAACTAAACCTGAATGAGTGAACCAAGCAGAGATGTTGGTTGGTTTCATTCTttacaataattatttattatatttaatctaatttcttaatcaaaatgaattaatttatgtctgtattattcatttatctattttgattaatttattccaattatttattatttagaatCCTTTTCCAGGTGACTTCTAAACAGGTGTGTTTCATATCAGGTTACCTGAGGATGATTCGGAATGTAAATGACCAGGAATGTTCAGGAACATGTGGGAGACGAACTGGGCTCCTCATGTTTGATAAATACAGATTATTTTCTTCTCAGGAACATGGTACATTTGATTTGTAGGATGGAGTTTAGGACAGTTTCTAGaaatgtttgataaatgagggaaCTGGATCAAGAAACATCTGGTACCAGTTGTAGTTCTGCTGGTCCCAGCCGTGGTTCTGGTGGTACCAGCTGGCAGCCCTAAGagcagtttgatttttttttgtacagcaccaaaatgagctcatattttctacaaaatgataaattttctgagtttcaccatctgatatgttgtttatgttctactggaaGTAAAATATGATGAGATCTGATCTGCATCCAGTTTATAACAACAAGGCAattgtttttaatgaacattCAGTAGtgcatcaaatcttctctttcattcagtcctccatcctgagctgcaccaTGTTGGCGATGAGAGGTCCTCCATCATGAGTCCAGACTAACTTGACCGTCCTCTGTTACAGAGGGAGTGTCCCTGAGGCCTCAGTGTCTACAGCCCTGCATCCTCAGCTGTTTCTGGGGCTGTGAGGTCTCTGCTCTGCAGGTTTTGCTGCAGGACCACCAGCAAAACCGGAGACTCAGGACACCCCAGCACTTCCAGCAGGCCCTGCACCTCCACTACCAGTACCACCAGAACTTCCAGTATCCTTCCATCACTCACAGAAGCCGATTCGCTCAGGTAACGGAACCCAGTCCTGTCAGTATGACGGAACCCGATCCCATCGGGTAACGGAACTGGATAATGAAACCCGATCCCGTCATGCCGTCATTGACCGATGTGGTTTTGGGGCCGACAGTTTTAACGGTCTGCTCCCCGTCTCCCTCCCTGaaggctttctttttgatgttcagcagctttttcaggtcactggtgatccagggtttgttatagAAGCACCCCCACTGTTCATGTTGATACGATGTCCACTGTGAGGACGAGACAACAACTGGACAGGTGGGACGTTAGGGGGGGGTCAGGTTACAAAAGCTATAATCATACATAACTGTGTATGAGTGCTGTGAAGGTTGTTTTCAGTTAGTAGGGTGTCAGCTGCGGCGAATACTTCTCTCTCAGCCTTGGAGCTGCTTAACAGGACAGAGTGGggcagtcacacacacacacacgccttGCTGAACAGTGGAATAGAacagcgcacacacacatctacagcGTCTGGAGGTGGGAAGAACCAGCTTGTGGCCTGATCTTCCTGAAGGAGGCAGGACAGACGAGCTGGATGCATTTCTAACATAAGTCATACTGAAAGTGAAAGATAATTTTTAACAATCATTCATCAGCAGTAACAGCGAGTCAGcagatttctgattttatttattagcctGTTTGTTATTGGTCGTAGGCTGATTAAAATATGTTCGAGCCAGTTTCTGTGTGGGTGTTTATGGaccatctgttttcattttttattaatgttacaGGCCACTGATGCTGCTGTAAATGGACTTCTTATACAGCACTTTactagtcatgttgaccactcacaGGGCTTTACACcatatgtcacattcacccattcacacactcactcatacagcacttctactCTTATATACTTTGctctgtcacacacattcacacacagatagGCATGTAGTGAGGAAACGTGGGGTTCATTGTAGACGGCAGACAACAACTCTTCCTCCTCAGCTACAGCCGCCCAGCTGTTTGTCTCTTTATCAGAGACTCCAGTAATTCTTGACCTGACTACGtcatgtataaaaaaatctcattcagTCTTCAGATGAAGCAGGCTGAGTTAACACAGCAGACACGGAGACACGGTTTGTCCAGGATCCGTTCTTATCTCATCCATCATTTCCCGTCTGCTCTGTTTTCTCCCTCCATCAAACTCAAAGTGGGACGAATCTGTCCCGGAGTCTGAGTACAGATGTTTATTTTAGGAACAAGTTACACTTTTTGGAAGTATTGAACGTGTCTACTGATTCCTGCTAACTTTGCATGGTTTTAGTGTGGTTACGCAGTAAAACAGTTGATGTTCACATTAACAGGAAGATTTGTGGTGTTCGTGATCATCTGTGGGCTGGTCTGGGTCAAAATACAAGTGCTTATTTTTAGTCCCAGTCCACCCCTGCCACCAAAGAACAGTTCCTGGACCCGTCAGAACCAGTACCGTTGTCCTCTTTGACTCCTCCCCCTCAGCATTGGCAGCGAGGACTCAGAGGAACGGCGGACTCTCATCCCGGCTAACATGGGGATCACAGACTTCGGACCCCTGCCCAGACAGCGGTACCCTCTGGTGTCGGTTCTGACAGTGGCAAAGACCGCCCACCCGTACAGCATAGTGAGTCCATCGGGTCGTGGAGCCACTTCCTGTGTTTTGCTCTTTTTCCATAGAAACAGTGAGTCAGCTGACTGACCTCCGTCTTGCTCAGGTGTCCAGTGTGACGGTCCTTCATGTTCCTGATGAGCGGTACCAGCTGTCTGCTCGGGTTCTCTTCCAGTACCTTCTCACCTCGGAGGGGAACGTGTATGAGCTCAAGGTAGGAGGCCTCAAAATTCCTAACAAGGAGTCTACGTTTAGGAGTGATTCCAGAACATTCTCAGATACTCTGAGCAAGGAATGGACAGAAACTCCTGTCTTAGTGAGGAAGTGTGGTCGACCTCTTTGCTAGGTATGAGTCATCACTTCAAAAGCTGTGACTGGTTTATCCTAAAAGCTAGACACACCTCTGGTGAAAATGGGCAAAGAATGAACGTCAAATCAAAAACTTATTATGGAATCTAATCTGTATGAAAACTGTGtgattataaatattattttacttaaaaagaaCATCTGTTTTATAAACGGAAGCTAAACTTTAAAATGACCCtacaaaaaatgtagaaactcAGACCGGCTCAGTGTTCACATGCTGGtcgttctatttattttcctccatttattcaccgcgctggtagttctatttattttcctccatttgttcaccgcgctggtagttctatttattttcctccatttattcactgcgctggt
The sequence above is drawn from the Melanotaenia boesemani isolate fMelBoe1 chromosome 22, fMelBoe1.pri, whole genome shotgun sequence genome and encodes:
- the cgrrf1 gene encoding cell growth regulator with RING finger domain protein 1, which gives rise to MKAWLRPYEDLMKMATLFLATLYEYSPLFSIAVVSLCFFVTAAMLLGWFGFDVPVILRSHDDESITPTPEKAMVQVTNPFALELGSGPASVLEGVSLRPQCLQPCILSCFWGCEVSALQVLLQDHQQNRRLRTPQHFQQALHLHYQYHQNFHIGSEDSEERRTLIPANMGITDFGPLPRQRYPLVSVLTVAKTAHPYSIVSSVTVLHVPDERYQLSARVLFQYLLTSEGNVYELKPLFMSADSGGPMVPPPCVEDWSEDGDWSEGTSRDCVVCQNAAVNRVLLPCRHACVCDQCVSYFQHCPICRAFVMESFILGLAAEQGHQQEG